In Alosa sapidissima isolate fAloSap1 chromosome 11, fAloSap1.pri, whole genome shotgun sequence, a single window of DNA contains:
- the LOC121724268 gene encoding DEP domain-containing protein 7-like — MATIRERAAALNIMGKLYSPMSLPQDSKMGNTVQPLSWSAVISHLQEQVQMERRWRHLRAHKNCFVGSAAVDAIQTHVQNNYFGGLDFPRAKAVRVCQALMDCEVIEAVGKRVFGKEKKHTFQDTNCSLYRFVSTENAVLDKLDKQVISPFAQKSFHMPDTGEMKVLCHSTPVRSITTLGAYMKKDTMPHSPQARNNALSRSLVSEVWQEQTLLRLMQIMDLPFLEGLLEAKERSWQQSSSLDENDEEALHRSSFLDREIIQAFRDSQTDAWLSAALDCIGFLPDQVVVEVSRELPITHYELNKSIDMEQCKLLLFDVLAKHYSQPDYSPLLGDHMGEVYAVITEHLENGNLKLALEAIQLCLKLLPVDQREQLQKLLVFMALAADPQAKRLHKELENRMIVKRTFSKAIINHRCLSKDKAYVLVLFIMDNHSIVFQIPGSFHKLVSEKLADIQQGQIDTSSGPTFCHGYPEYVRQSTNVELLGLLRTIDEDPQYTLKDKKRLFAKFYQGHPEIFAQYFGPRLSSIISAL; from the exons ATGGCGACCATTCGGGAAAGAGCCGCTGCCTTAAATATTATGGGGAAGTTGTACAGTCCTATGAGTCTTCCTCAAG ACTCTAAAATGGGCAACACTGTGCAACCACTCTCATGGAGCGCTGTTATATCCCATCTTCAAGAGCAAGTTCAAATGGAGCGACGGTGGCGTCATCTGAGAGCCCACAAAAACTGCTTTGTAGGATCTGCTGCAGTTGATGCCATTCAGACTCATGTCCAGAACAATTATTTTGGAGGCCTAGATTTCCCTCGAGCTAAGGCTGTGCGTGTTTGCCAAGCCCTTATGGACTGTGAGGTGATTGAGGCAGTGGGGAAAAGAGTGTTTGGCAAGGAGAAAAAACATACCTTTCAAGATACCAACTGCAGCCTTTACAGATTTGTGAGCACTGAGAATGCTGTATTGGATAAGCTTGACAAGCAAGTTATTTCACCCTTCGCACAAAAGAGTTTTCATATGCCTGACACAGG GGAGATGAAGGTGCTTTGTCATAGCACACCTGTGAGGTCAATCACCACTCTAGGAGCCTATATGAAAAAGGACACAATGCCGCACAGCCCCCAAGCCAGAAATAATGCTTTGTCACGATCAT TGGTCAGTGAAGTGTGGCAGGAGCAGACATTACTGCGTCTAATGCAGATTATGGACCTGCCATTCCTTGAGGGCCTGTTGGAGGCCAAGGAGCGTTCCTGGCAGCAGTCCTCTAGCTTGGATGAGAATGATGAAGAGGCACTGCACAGGAGCAGCTTCCTTGACCGGGAGATTATACAGGCCTTTAGGGACTCACA GACTGATGCATGGCTGTCCGCAGCACTAGACTGCATTGGGTTTCTGCCAGACCAGGTGGTGGTTGAGGTGAGCCGTGAACTACCCATAACCCATTATGAGTTGAACAAGAGTATCGACATGGAACAGTGCAAGCTTCTGCTTTTTGATGTTCTTGCCAAACACTACAGCCAACCTGACTACTCTCCCCTGCTTGGTGACCACATGGGAGAAGTCTACGCTGTTATCACAGAACATCTTG AAAATGGGAATCTCAAACTGGCTCTCGAGGCCATTCAACTTTGTTTGAAGCTCCTGCCTGTGGACCAGCGGGAGCAACTCCAAAAATTACTTGTCTTCATGGCTTTGGCTGCTGACCCACAAGCCAAGAGGTTGCATAAGGAG TTGGAGAACCGAATGATTGTGAAAAGGACATTTTCCAAGGCAATCATTAACCACAGATGTCTGTCAAAGGACAAAGCTTATGTCTTGGTCCTTTTCATTATGGACAACCATTCTATAGTTTTCCAG ATCCCAGGATCTTTTCACAAGTTAGTTAGTGAAAAACTAGCTGATATTCAACAAGGGCAGATAGACACATCTTCAG GTCCTACTTTCTGCCATGGTTATCCAGAATATGTTCGACAGTCAACAAATGTTGAGTTACTTGGGTTACTCAGGACCATTGACGAGGACCCACAATATACACTCAAAGATAAAAAGCGCCTGTTTGCCAAATTTTATCAAGGTCATCCAGAAATATTTGCTCAATATTTTGGGCCAAGACTGTCTAGCATAATCAGTGCCCTGTAA
- the tcp11l1 gene encoding T-complex protein 11-like protein 1 — protein sequence MPKDCNQPPNEEDKPTDSGDSGNVTDKTDAPEELVQKRMRRNAPSPHRINPQSSPPMFVSVEELMETAKGVTNMALAHEIVVNGTFQVKPPEPAEGTLEKRVKDIMHKAFWDSLETQLNQDPPMYDHAIKLVGEIKETLLSFLMPTQGRLRGQIEEVLDLSLIQQQAEKGALDIGRVAQFIIGMMGAFCAPMRDEDVKKLHDITDTVPLLKAIFLVLDKMKIDMANFAVRSIRPQLLQHSVEYERKKFQEFLEKQPNALDFTRKWLEDSANALRSTREEQSDVAGARFPSLQPLSVHNHAYLSLLKWDHSASPFPETMLMDQTRFQEMQLELEQITTVASVLLIVYNSAGEAISGLPGLMDRLKNTVRVLLAERHTPSFNAEEAFATIGERMCVELEECLSKHAFSPFPSDRQNALKGQIAAVNSPDNPILKLIDSRIQTYLLAFLESSPHRSPVALPGGLAPISKELEDIVVRLGRLVNFNKLVYSPHYQDLLQDILKDKEDAKVET from the exons ATGCCAAAGGACTGCAATCAGCCCCCAAATGAAGAAGATAAGCCTACTGATTCAGGAGACTCCGGGAATGTTACAGACAAGACTGATGCTCCTGAAGAGCTTGTACAGAAACGAATGAGGAGAAACGCCCCAAGTCCCCACAGAATTAATCCTCAGT caaGCCCTCCCATGTTTGTATCTGTTGAGGAGCTCATGGAGACTGCCAAAGGAGTCACTAACATGGCGCTTGCTCACGAGATCGTAGTGAATGGAACCTTCCAAGTGAAACCCCCTGAACCAGCTGAAGGAAC CTtggaaaaaagagtaaaagacaTCATGCACAAGGCATTCTGGGATAGTCTTGAAACACAGCTGAATCAAGATCCTCCAATGTATGATCATGCAATCAAGCTGGTTGGAGAGATCAAAGAG ACACTGCTGTCGTTCCTCATGCCGACACAGGGCCGTCTGCGGGGACAGATAGAGGAAGTGCTGGATCTGTCGCTCATCCAGCAGCAGGCTGAGAAGGGAGCTCTGGACATCGGCAGAGTGGCTCAGTTCATCATTGGCATGATGGGAGCCTTCTGCGCACCCATGAGAGATGAGGATGTCAAGAAACTGCATGACATCACCGATACTGTACCACTCTTGAA GGCTATATTTTTAGTTCTGGACAAAATGAAGATCGACATGGCCAATTTTGCCGTCAGAAGCATCCGTCCACAGCTACTACAGCACTCCGTTGAGTATGAGAGGAAGAAATTTCAGGAGTTCCTTGAAAAACAGCCAA ATGCTTTGGATTTTACCAGGAAATGGCTTGAGGATTCAGCAAATGCACTGAGAAGTACAAGAGAGGAGCAAAGTGATGTGGCAGGAGCAAGATTCCCGAGCCTTCAGCCCCTATCTGTACACAACCATGCTTACTTGAGCCTGCTCAAGTGGGACCACTCTGCTTCCCCCTTCCCTGAG ACAATGCTCATGGACCAGACCCGATTCCAAGAGATGCAGCTGGAATTGGAGCAGATCACCACAGTGGCATCAGTGCTGTTGATAGTATACAATAGCGCTGGAGAGGCCATCTCGGGCCTGCCAGGCCTCATGGACCGTCTGAAGAATACTGTCAGAGTGCTGTTAGCTGAGAGGCATACACC CTCATTCAATGCAGAGGAGGCCTTTGCAACCATAGGGGAACGGATGTGTGTGGAGCTGGAGGAATGCTTGTCAAAGCATgctttctctcctttccccaGCGACCGGCAAAATGCTTTGAAAGGCCAGATTGCTGCAGTCAACAGCCCTGACAACCCTATTTTGAAGCTTATAG ACTCTCGCATACAAACCTACCTGCTGGCTTTTTTGGAGTCCAGTCCCCACAGGAGTCCTGTAGCCTTGCCGGGGGGGCTTGCGCCCATCAGTAAAGAGCTGGAAGATATTGTGGTCCGGCTTGGCCGTCTGGTAAACTTCAACAAGCTGGTCTACTCTCCTCACTACCAGGATCTCCTACAGGACATCTTGAAAGATAAGGAAGATGCTAAAGTTGAGACCTGA